The Candidatus Hydrogenedens sp. genome contains a region encoding:
- a CDS encoding radical SAM protein — MSPVGLEYIAEVLYLSGHKIIWIDLCFSENWQETLKNALNDSKPDYIGITIRNVDEAMMGSQTFFIDFIKILVQFCKQFSHSPIFLGGAGFSIAPREILAYIHADFGLIGNGVNTIPEFITSIEQKTHEKFPGCVYKNSQGYILLNPLEKKISDRYTSFKFRRSFANLEKYFTEGGQIGIETKRGCSQQCIYCVESASGHNAIELRNPDTVVFEIEQLVNRGINVFHWCDSEFNLPLEHALQICDKLICRGINKEIKWYTYCSPVPFTEELALKMERAGCVGINFGVDSLHNEILHYLFKPHRYENIQQLMKLLRKTNIAVMFDLLLGCPEETKETALFTIENALKLKPDALGISFGVRLYPYTILGQHILSLHHNGHNLKNTIHGKPLEENGNLLFPIYYLSQELDNHFFIYLQNLIKNVPSVFLSLPATEEGSYSYCNHDYLINAICNGARGAYWDILRHRKI; from the coding sequence ATCTCACCTGTGGGACTTGAGTATATCGCAGAAGTTTTATACCTATCCGGGCACAAAATTATCTGGATAGATTTGTGCTTTTCTGAAAATTGGCAGGAAACATTAAAAAATGCTTTGAATGACTCCAAACCAGATTACATCGGTATTACTATTCGTAATGTTGACGAAGCCATGATGGGAAGCCAGACTTTTTTTATTGATTTTATTAAAATACTTGTGCAATTCTGCAAACAATTTTCCCACTCACCTATTTTTTTAGGCGGTGCCGGATTCTCCATTGCTCCCCGTGAAATTTTAGCCTATATACATGCAGACTTTGGACTTATCGGAAACGGCGTAAATACTATCCCTGAATTCATCACATCTATAGAACAAAAAACTCATGAAAAATTTCCCGGATGTGTTTATAAAAATAGTCAGGGATATATTTTACTCAACCCATTAGAGAAAAAAATCTCCGATAGATACACATCCTTTAAATTTCGTCGCTCCTTTGCCAACCTTGAAAAATATTTCACCGAAGGAGGACAAATCGGCATCGAAACAAAACGAGGCTGTTCCCAACAATGCATCTACTGCGTCGAAAGTGCCTCAGGACACAACGCTATAGAACTTCGGAATCCCGATACTGTCGTTTTTGAAATTGAGCAATTAGTAAATAGAGGAATTAATGTTTTCCACTGGTGCGATAGCGAATTTAACCTTCCTTTAGAGCACGCCCTTCAAATTTGTGACAAACTTATTTGCAGGGGAATCAACAAAGAAATCAAGTGGTATACCTACTGCTCCCCTGTCCCTTTCACAGAAGAATTAGCCTTAAAAATGGAACGGGCAGGCTGTGTCGGTATAAATTTTGGCGTAGACTCATTACACAATGAAATACTGCATTATTTATTTAAACCACATCGTTACGAAAATATACAACAATTAATGAAACTACTCCGCAAAACAAACATCGCTGTCATGTTCGATTTACTATTAGGTTGCCCCGAAGAAACAAAAGAAACCGCTCTATTCACCATTGAAAATGCCTTAAAACTTAAACCCGATGCATTGGGCATATCATTCGGTGTTCGACTTTATCCTTATACAATATTAGGACAACACATATTGTCATTACATCACAACGGTCACAACTTAAAAAATACCATTCACGGTAAACCTCTTGAAGAAAATGGGAACCTACTTTTTCCCATTTACTACCTCTCCCAGGAATTAGATAACCATTTCTTCATCTACCTTCAAAATCTTATAAAGAATGTCCCTTCTGTATTTCTCTCCCTTCCCGCTACCGAAGAAGGAAGTTACTCCTACTGTAACCACGATTACCTTATCAACGCCATCTGCAACGGTGCCCGTGGTGCCTACTGGGACATCCTCCGCCACCGAAAAATTTAA
- a CDS encoding Gfo/Idh/MocA family oxidoreductase — translation MLNRRQFIASSAVAMASATLTHKAKAQSPKMRVGIIGCRNRGPQVANNLAKSGYFQIKTLCDCDEKMLDSGKKDLEKNNVDVPVLEKDFRRMLDDKEIDVVVVATPDHWHSLMAVMALDAGKHVYVEKPFSYNIYDGYSVLQAMKKHPKQVVVVGSQQRSGKHFHEARAFLQSGELGKIAFARAGTIHWREPLPKVPDTDPPKNLDYDMWTGPAPMKPYNQYRVHYNWHFMLDYGTGDTGNWAAHWLDIVRWFLNIDYPLRVHATGGQFVTKDIKEWPDTQTAILEYPELTVVWELRLWSEYGSDSFAEFHGEKGTLVITRGDWKVFPNGKKKEPKVYPGSDIDIPHAVNFAKTILGEEKPNAPAEEGYKTAVLCHLCNISTMVSRPLIFDPQNLTFKDDPEASKWIKRTYREPWNIDQYI, via the coding sequence GCTCAATCACCCAAAATGCGTGTAGGTATTATTGGTTGTCGTAATAGAGGGCCACAGGTGGCAAATAACCTTGCTAAATCAGGCTATTTTCAGATAAAAACCTTATGCGATTGTGATGAAAAAATGCTCGATAGCGGTAAAAAGGATTTGGAAAAAAATAATGTGGATGTCCCTGTTCTTGAAAAAGATTTCCGTCGGATGTTGGATGACAAAGAAATTGATGTGGTAGTCGTTGCCACTCCTGACCACTGGCATAGCCTTATGGCGGTTATGGCTTTAGACGCAGGAAAACATGTTTATGTAGAAAAACCCTTCTCATATAACATTTATGACGGCTACTCGGTATTGCAAGCCATGAAGAAACATCCCAAACAAGTGGTCGTTGTCGGTTCACAGCAACGCAGTGGAAAACATTTTCATGAAGCCCGTGCCTTTCTACAATCTGGCGAATTAGGAAAAATTGCTTTTGCCCGAGCAGGTACCATCCACTGGCGAGAACCTTTACCTAAAGTCCCAGACACTGACCCTCCAAAAAATTTAGATTATGATATGTGGACAGGTCCTGCTCCAATGAAACCCTATAACCAATACCGTGTCCATTATAACTGGCACTTTATGCTCGACTATGGAACAGGAGATACAGGCAACTGGGCAGCACATTGGTTAGATATTGTCCGCTGGTTTTTAAATATTGACTATCCCCTTCGCGTTCATGCCACTGGTGGACAATTCGTTACCAAAGATATCAAAGAATGGCCTGATACCCAAACTGCTATTCTTGAATACCCAGAACTGACTGTTGTTTGGGAACTCCGTCTATGGTCTGAATACGGTTCCGACTCTTTTGCTGAATTTCACGGAGAAAAAGGAACTTTGGTCATTACCCGTGGAGATTGGAAAGTGTTCCCTAATGGCAAGAAAAAGGAACCCAAAGTATATCCTGGAAGTGATATTGACATACCTCATGCGGTCAATTTCGCAAAAACCATTCTTGGGGAAGAGAAACCCAATGCCCCCGCAGAGGAAGGATATAAAACTGCAGTATTATGCCATCTTTGCAATATTAGCACAATGGTTTCCCGCCCTCTAATTTTCGACCCACAGAACTTGACATTCAAAGATGACCCCGAAGCATCAAAGTGGATAAAACGCACATACCGTGAACCCTGGAACATTGACCAATATATTTAA